The Cyanobacteriota bacterium genome has a window encoding:
- a CDS encoding 4Fe-4S binding protein: protein MKKRVTLTFPQRSIQMPVTYLLAKDFNVAASIIRAHIAPNQIGKLVLELAGDIDQLDAAIDWMTSQGIGVSLASREILINDDTCVHCGLCTGVCPTEALTLDPKTFRLTFLRSRCVVCEQCIPTCPVQAISTNF from the coding sequence GTGAAAAAGCGCGTCACGTTAACCTTTCCTCAGCGATCGATCCAAATGCCGGTCACGTACTTGCTGGCCAAGGACTTTAACGTGGCTGCTAGTATTATTCGCGCCCATATTGCTCCTAATCAGATCGGGAAGCTCGTGCTGGAACTAGCCGGAGATATTGATCAACTGGATGCAGCGATCGACTGGATGACCTCTCAGGGCATTGGGGTCTCCCTAGCTAGCCGTGAAATTTTAATTAACGATGACACCTGTGTGCACTGTGGTCTGTGCACTGGAGTCTGCCCGACAGAGGCATTGACCCTGGATCCTAAAACCTTTCGGCTGACCTTTTTGCGATCGCGCTGTGTAGTCTGTGAGCAGTGCATTCCCACTTGCCCAGTGCAAGCAATCTCCACAAATTTTTAG